The following proteins come from a genomic window of Flavobacteriaceae bacterium MAR_2010_188:
- a CDS encoding Histidine kinase produces MNRSFLFFSVILFLSSVSWAQSSLEQDKISTYFYNLTTLDFQKIQEIQSHDFDLSHLYQLRDVIYYRDSIIYYKKEYDSIVKHPLNRCANLLYKGYDKIFTSGNETSVLNDFKKAYQLSKEIDNPDLQKFCIFSLLEFYSHEILQSNHNYQEYLDELNSLEKLPEEEFLLNLYRMLFHSHAKYLPPQFYGIAERNDELINTQEINAALISRFNVQKAYGFEVSKMMDSASFYYKQVIKNNNALPYNKHLVFTSYLRLSEMASNQSLYADAIDYIDKAVNFSNVSDTLKGEFYLLRFKSRVLAQKGDFEPAYKDLKKSLDIEYDLDYRTNSLQISDLEIQLRTAEKEKLLLIEQQKKRRNRNIALALGGLILAIGLISTLVYKNINKKRLLAEKSEELQKEKLTTILKDQELNYIDALIEGQEKERQRVANELHDDLGSVMANLKLHFTALKNRPSKELFSKTDNLLDSAYSKIRGVAHAKNSGVMAQEGLIKSLRNMAMNISSSQNLELQIIDHGMDERLENSLELTIFRIIQELVTNIIKHAKATEATIHITRHSDVINLLIEDNGSGFSTKNISKQKGMGIHGIDKKLETLGGTMSIESENTTGTSIIIDIPI; encoded by the coding sequence TTGAATAGGAGTTTCCTTTTTTTTTCAGTTATTCTATTTCTCTCCTCTGTATCTTGGGCACAATCGTCATTGGAGCAAGATAAAATTTCCACTTACTTCTACAATCTCACCACTCTCGATTTCCAGAAAATCCAAGAAATACAATCACATGATTTCGATCTATCACATCTATATCAGCTGCGGGATGTTATTTATTACAGGGATTCCATAATTTATTATAAGAAGGAATACGATTCCATTGTTAAGCATCCATTAAATCGATGCGCTAACCTCCTATATAAGGGTTATGACAAAATTTTTACATCTGGAAACGAAACTTCTGTTCTCAATGATTTTAAAAAGGCTTATCAACTCTCTAAGGAGATAGATAATCCGGACCTACAAAAGTTCTGTATTTTTTCGTTGTTAGAATTTTATTCCCATGAAATCCTTCAAAGCAATCATAACTATCAAGAATATTTAGATGAATTAAATAGTCTTGAAAAACTACCTGAAGAAGAATTCCTCCTTAACCTCTACAGAATGCTATTCCATTCCCATGCCAAATATTTACCACCACAATTCTATGGCATTGCAGAACGCAATGACGAATTAATAAATACTCAGGAAATAAATGCTGCTCTAATTTCAAGATTCAATGTTCAAAAAGCCTATGGGTTTGAAGTCAGTAAGATGATGGATTCGGCTTCGTTTTACTACAAGCAAGTAATCAAAAATAATAATGCTCTCCCCTATAATAAGCACCTGGTCTTTACGAGTTATTTACGCTTATCAGAAATGGCTTCTAACCAATCATTGTATGCTGACGCCATAGATTATATTGACAAAGCCGTTAACTTTAGTAATGTTTCTGATACTTTAAAAGGGGAATTCTATCTCTTGAGGTTTAAATCCCGAGTGCTAGCGCAAAAAGGTGATTTTGAGCCTGCTTATAAGGATTTAAAAAAATCTTTGGATATTGAATACGACCTGGATTATAGAACGAATTCGTTACAGATTTCAGACCTGGAAATTCAATTGCGCACCGCAGAAAAGGAAAAATTGTTATTAATAGAACAACAGAAAAAGCGTCGAAATCGAAATATAGCCTTAGCTTTAGGAGGTTTAATCCTGGCAATTGGGCTCATTTCGACCTTGGTATATAAAAATATAAATAAGAAGAGACTATTGGCCGAGAAGAGCGAAGAATTGCAAAAAGAAAAGCTTACTACCATTCTTAAGGACCAAGAACTTAACTATATCGATGCCTTAATAGAGGGTCAGGAGAAGGAGAGGCAACGGGTCGCAAATGAGTTGCACGATGATCTAGGGAGTGTAATGGCGAATCTAAAATTGCATTTTACTGCCTTGAAAAACCGGCCAAGCAAAGAGTTGTTTTCAAAAACCGATAATCTTTTGGATAGTGCTTATTCTAAAATCCGTGGTGTGGCACACGCGAAGAATTCTGGGGTCATGGCACAAGAAGGGCTTATTAAATCCCTTAGAAATATGGCCATGAATATTTCTAGCAGCCAAAATCTAGAATTACAGATCATAGATCATGGAATGGACGAAAGATTGGAAAACAGTCTGGAATTAACAATCTTCAGGATCATACAAGAGCTGGTAACCAACATTATAAAACACGCCAAAGCAACAGAAGCAACGATACATATTACTAGACATAGTGATGTGATAAACTTGTTAATTGAAGATAATGGCAGCGGCTTTTCAACCAAAAATATTTCAAAACAAAAAGGGATGGGCATACATGGAATAGATAAAAAGTTAGAAACCTTAGGGGGTACCATGAGTATTGAGTCCGAGAACACAACTGGTACGTCTATTATAATCGATATCCCGATATGA
- a CDS encoding two component transcriptional regulator, LuxR family produces the protein MIKVAIAEDHQSLIDGITLLLEYEDDIRIVGSANDGEEIWEVIETKIPDVVIVDIRMPKVDGIALTKRIKEEFPKIRVLAFTMFDQPDAVERMVEAGVDGYVLKNSPLQNILLAIRSLYRGERFFECEPSENNSSTLDNKNNPLTKRQTEILQLIAQGKTSREIAEQLFIGIQTVETHRKNMIQILNLHGKNELLRYALERKYEF, from the coding sequence ATGATAAAAGTTGCAATTGCAGAAGACCATCAGTCCCTCATAGACGGAATAACACTTTTATTGGAATATGAAGATGATATACGGATTGTTGGAAGTGCTAACGATGGTGAAGAAATATGGGAGGTTATAGAGACTAAAATCCCAGATGTTGTCATTGTTGATATTCGTATGCCTAAAGTAGATGGAATAGCATTGACAAAAAGGATCAAGGAAGAATTTCCAAAGATAAGGGTTTTAGCGTTTACGATGTTCGATCAACCAGATGCGGTGGAGCGTATGGTAGAGGCTGGCGTTGATGGCTATGTTCTAAAAAACAGTCCTTTACAAAATATCCTTTTGGCCATAAGAAGTTTATATCGAGGAGAAAGGTTTTTTGAATGTGAACCCTCGGAGAATAATTCAAGTACTTTGGATAACAAGAATAATCCTTTGACCAAGAGACAGACTGAAATTCTGCAGCTCATCGCGCAGGGAAAAACATCACGAGAAATTGCTGAACAATTATTCATCGGGATCCAAACAGTAGAAACCCACCGAAAAAATATGATCCAAATTCTAAACCTACACGGCAAGAATGAGCTACTCCGCTATGCTCTAGAACGTAAATATGAGTTCTAA